In Carya illinoinensis cultivar Pawnee chromosome 9, C.illinoinensisPawnee_v1, whole genome shotgun sequence, the following are encoded in one genomic region:
- the LOC122276917 gene encoding probable serine/threonine-protein kinase At1g01540: MSKPNQFKILTFSESKMSDTEFLKRFNASSFLHSGLLPDRKKFTMKAVFLLVCFPILVIVTVGCFGCLCLRRPDFLPRMFRRKNKFTPPVLKAATGGFSRKNLVGKSEGVDIYRGVLRDGTEVRIEIYWDGMSRENRRRFIEECKVVTQLCHKNIVQVLGWCNSRRMRAIVTEWMEGKNVEIWISESAPPRNQRLKILMGVVNGMCYLQEEWPEVGYDLRTSSVLLSDDLEPLISRFKLGDQSSSSRKIYEFGLFLLEILVNKIPSDHEFQSGENGFIDHVRMHYPRNLRKVIDEKIKMTERIFDQAEKVIGLGLMCTDQSGSHHHLQLDQISDIITRAYESWDVLDSPVQNRSYVDRDETPESKRDICPVLRRNGATEEFLLFLSIYLPIKLSIVLLKMLSAPVEFSPIRSAGLPARNLLVAQVGVSSAISDPLKNSSATEISPAFCFLSRFKHPKTFGVVFIVALLETRNVLQQYARRGIEVRFRQPNS, translated from the exons ATGTCCAAACCAAATCAGTTTAAAATATTGACGTTTTCTGAAAGTAAAATGTCTGACACCGAGTTCCTTAAACGGTTTAATGCTTCGAGTTTTCTTCATTCGGGCCTCCTTCCAGACCGAAAGAAGTTTACTATGAAGGCTGTATTCTTATTGGTTTGTTTTCCTATCTTAGTGATTGTGACAGTTGGTTGCTTTGGGTGTCTGTGTCTCCGAAGACCTGATTTTCTACCCAGAATGTTTCGTAGAAAGAACAAGTTCACACCGCCAGTGCTTAAGGCAGCAACTGGGGGGTTTTCCAGGAAGAATTTGGTGGGAAAGAGCGAGGGTGTTGATATCTACAGAGGAGTTCTGAGAGACGGTACTGAAGTGAGGATTGAGATCTACTGGGATGGCATGTCAAGGGAAAACCGACGGAGATTTATTGAAGAATGCAAAGTTGTTACTCAATTATGCCACAAGAACATAGTACAGGTTTTGGGTTGGTGCAATAGCAGAAGAATGAGGGCTATTGTCACAGAATGGATGGAGGGCAAGAATGTCGAGATATGGATATCAGAGTCAGCTCCCCCACGGAATCAAAGGCTAAAAATATTGATGGGAGTAGTGAATGGCATGTGCTATCTGCAGGAAGAATGGCCTGAAGTTGGGTATGATCTCAGGACAAGCAGTGTTTTGTTATCTGATGACCTAGAGCCACTGATTTCAAGGTTTAAGCTTGGAGATCAAAGCAGTAGTTCAAGGA AGATTTACGAGTTCGGATTATTCCTACTGGAGATATTAGTGAACAAGATACCAAGTGATCATGAGTTCCAGAGTGGTGAGAATGGATTTATTGATCATGTCAGAATGCATTATCCTAGAAATTTGAGGAAGGTGATTGATGAGAAAATTAAAATGACAGAACGCATATTTGACCAAGCTGAAAAGGTAATAGGCCTAGGTTTAATGTGCACAGATCAGTCAGGCAGTCATCATCATCTGCAGTTGGATCAGATTTCTGATATTATAACTAGAGCCTATGAATCCTGGGATGTTTTGGACTCTCCTGTCCAGAATAGATCATATGTAGATAGAG ACGAAACGCCAGAATCCAAGCGTGACATCTGCCCTGTCCTTCGTCGCAACGGAGCCACCGAAGAATTCCTTCTCTTCCTGTCAATCTACCTACCGATAAAGCTATCGATAGTACTACTAAAAATGTTGTCTGCCCCGGTCGAATTCTCGCCGATAAGGTCTGCTGGACTCCCTGCAAGAAATCTGCTTGTCGCTCAAGTGGGGGTCTCTTCGGCGATTTCAGACCCGCTTAAGAATTCATCGGCAACTGAAATCTCGCCGGCATTCTGCTTCCTCTCAAGATTCAAGCACCCTAAAACTTTTGGCGTTGTATTTATTGTCGCGCTTTTAGAGACAAGAAATGTTCTGCAGCAATATGCTCGCCGGGGTATTGAGGTTCGTTTTCGGCAGCCCAATTCTTGA